Genomic segment of Juglans microcarpa x Juglans regia isolate MS1-56 chromosome 7S, Jm3101_v1.0, whole genome shotgun sequence:
tttcacttttttttaaacaaaaactaCGTGAAatttagggcttgtttgttttcagaaatgagatgagattagttgagattaaagttaaaaagttaaataaaatattgttagaatatattttttaatattatttttgttttggaagttgaaaaagttaaattatttattttattttgtgtggagatttgaaaaaattataataatgagataaaatgagatgagatgaaatgtttgctAAAAACAAACGGGCCTTAGACACTCGACAATGATATGTAGAAGCGTATAttactcatcttaatattttatgCAGGTAGGCTAACAATAAAAGCGGGAAACACAAGgaatctttcttcctttttagCTTTGGAAAAACAGCATGCATGCGGTAGCTAGATGAGTACTTCGCCATAATCAACTACTTTATTAAAGTTACTTTATTTTATCTGCGGGTTAATTACGTACGGTAGGGCTATATATGCGAAGATGATGACAATTATTAGTTGATGTTTCTCAATGTAAAACAAATCTCGCACAGAATTGATCAGGAAAAGCTTCGGTACCATCCCATTTCATGTTCTTTTCGTTGAACAATTGCAACGTGCTTGAGAAACAGTTCTTAaccatttctaattttcttgatcAGATCAGAGTAACCCTATTTTATTAGGAGAAATACGttagagacaaaaaaaattatataaaagtaattctacgaattcatattattttacgTGATCTGTCAAATTGTGAAGttacttttaatattataaaatagatttaacaatTTATATGAAACCGCATTAATTTATGGAATTATTTTTGtacatataattcttttgtgattgtgacacttttttttttattaatagctcaaatatctcttcttttgtaaaatactaaaatctaaACTATATTAAAGAGACATGCATTTAAAATATCATCCGttagtaaatatcatttctacaAAAACAATCAGCTACGGCtaacataaattaaatcttatcttgttattaaaaactaatactgCTGAATTGAAATTGGAGCATGAATTCGACGTGGACGTCAGTTTTTGCtaagatatataaattaaataataaaatatatattttttttaacttttaagaaaAGTAATAATTTCACGTTATCACTGTACTTAAAATCTTGTTACCAGTTTCACTAAAATTTGGCAGCAATTGAAATATTCATAAGATCATTCCCTAATACAGCCGGGAAGACGAGTATCTCCAttattcatgtcaatttatgcagGGTATAGGGTGGTCAATAAAGCTCATTACAGTGGGAGGATATTCAGAGCagccctttctttttctctttgcttTTGCAAAAGTTGATTGTCCTTTGTgctttttatctctctttttgtgtgagagagagagcacttaACCCCATATATACATGTGATAATATAATCGagcaaaagaggaagaaagcaGATATAATCagtgagagagagggtgagATACATTTAACAGAACTAACTCTGGTGGCATCATCAAGCACACAGACATTTCCTGCTAGCAAGATTTTGTAGGTTCTTCATCAAGCACACAGCCGATCGACAAGGTATGTTCACTGGAATATGTGATAGAATTATATATTTCTTCCCagatctttttctctttcactccTATTATTCATGCTAGCTTGCTGTCAGaaacatattttgtgtttagGAGTGGGTTTGTAAGTACTTTTTACAGccaaaaaaaggcaaaaaagatgACTTTCAACATGTACTGGATGAGAAATTGCATTACTTTTTACGAGTTTTAATCCCATTTGAAGGAGTACTTAAAGGGTGTCATGAATTATTACTCTGATTCATACCATTGATTTGAGAAGTTAGCAACAACTTAGAACATGTGCATGCTCTTGTATTGAGAAATATGCTTTGTAGACAGTGaatctattctttctttctggTTGTAGTGTTTGTCTGTCATCTGAGAAGATGGCCTGCCGCGTTGCAAGTCGTGTTTCGGAAAAGGATATTGAATGCGAAGAATACCTCATCGACATCCCCCCAGACCTGGAGCCTGCCGAGTGGCCTGAGTGCTGCATCTACAGGGTTCCCAAAAGACTTCGCAACGTAAACAAAGAAGCCTATACTCCAAATCTGGTTTCAATCGGCCCTCTCCATTACGGGAAAAGAGAATTGAGGGAAATGGAAAAGCAGAAAGAGAGATACTTGAAGGAACTCTGTTATCGAACAAAGAAGAACCGGAAGGATCTCGCACTCATAATTGAAAAGAAGGAAGCAAATATCCGTCACTGTTATGCAGAGCCTCAAGACTCGGAAGCAGAGAGTTCGTAAACATGATTCTGATGGATAGTATCTTTATAATTGAGCTCTTCTTGAGGACTTCTGAGAGGAAAAGCGATTATATATTAAGCAAACCCTGGCTGAGAAACAGTATACAGCATGACTTGATTCTACTCGAGAATCAGCTTCCTTTTTTTGTTCTCGAGGATCTGTATACATCCATCTATGGCTCTTCCAATCATAAAGAAGTCAACCCCAACAAAGAGGACACTCCCTTTCTTCAGCTTTCCCGCAATTACTTCTCTCATTATGATCCGAAGACAGAGCCCAACATCGGTGAGGAAGTGAAACATTTCACAGATTTGTTGAGATATTTCTTCTTTCGACCAGACCTGAGAAGTAAAAAAGGGGgaaatgaaagtgaaagaatCGATCATTTATACTGTGCCACAAAGCTTGACGAGGCAGGAGTGCAATTCGAAGCAGTTAAAAAAAGACATTTAACTGACATTCAATTCGACAAGGGAAACTGCTTGGAACATTGCCCGTACCTGAACTGCTCCTGGCTCCTGAATTGCTTGCCATGTTTGAAATGCTTAGTCTGCTTGAAAAGCATGCAACCTTTCCTGGAACTCCCTGCCCTTATAGTAGACGACACGACTGAAATTGTTTTCCGAAACCTGATGGCCTTGGAACAGTGTCATTATCCAACGCAGGCTTACATCTGCAATTACATTCTTCTCCTGGATTATCTCATCAACACAGAAAAAGATGTCGATCTTTTGGTCGAGAAAAAAGTTATCGTTAATCAGCTTGGAAGCGACGAAGCAGTGGCGACACTGGTTAACAAACTTGGCCATCAAATTGTGGAAGTTAATTCCTGTCATTACAAACTCAGTCAAAAGCTAAACGAGCATTACGAAGATTTCTGGAACAGAAACATGGCAACCTTGACGACGGTCTATTTCCGGGATATTTGGAGAGGCACAGCAACGGTTGTTGGAATTGTAATCCTGTTTTTGACTGTCTGGAATATCTTCCTTAGGCATTTCGTCAAAATGCCTAGGACCTAATTCTCTCGCTCTTTTAGTATTGATTGAAGTTTGCTTTGCTTTGTATTGGTGAAGGTTGCATGTGAAATCATCGTTATCTTTTGGTTGTGATCTCCTTTTCAACCCTAATAAGTTCTACTACCGCAATATCGCCCCATGGAGATCAGTCTGTATTTTCAGCTAATAAAGTTTGAATATCCTCTGTAATAATACTCCATCAAATATATTGCCTATAACGTGTACAGAATAGTTAGAGTTTCAATCTTCACAAACCAAACATCATTAAATCCACATGATTTTAGTAGaagatttatgtttttttttttttttttttttatggtaatttAGGTGAAGTTTGCATAGTGAGTCGatatgagttgaattgagataaaaattaaaaaatattattaaaatattattttttaatattaatattatttttagattttaaaaagttaaattttttattatattttttataaaaatttaaaaaattataataatgagatgagattaaatattttttatatatcttaaatatttttttaaaagaattattttatttaaatgggttgaatatattatctaaattatttaaatggtaatatttaatttataatattcaaattttaaatttttttttaaattaaattacgaTAAATTATTACGGTTACAATGTCGTGCTCTTttcaaattagaaaataaataattaagaaaaataataaacaaataatactttttccgacatattttataattatattttaaaataaaaatattattatataataacatattaaaatattattattttataaaaatatcttcaatttaCGTCACTTTAAAAAGTGTTGTGTGTATCAATAATTAGCGGCAAACTTTGTCGTATATGCAAATTATTGTACGTGCAAAAATTGACGTGTGATTGATTAGTACTGCCGTCTATTCCAACACGAAAAGAAGAGCAACTTTTTTATCAGTAACGATGAAAAGAGCGCATCTGCCACTGAACTATTGATTGATTTCCCCATGCTTTCTCCTAATAATTGATGTCTCCGCAATAtctcaataaaacatctaaaaaataataaaatattattaaaatatatttttttaatattatttttattttaaaattaaaaaatattaaattatttattttattttatataaaaatttaaaaaaattataataataacatgatataaattgagataaattataaaaataaaagagacttTTTATCACTCAGCGGACAACTTTCAAGACCGCACATACGTCCTAATATTCATGTAGATTACAAACAactttgtattatataatattcagATTGATAAAGATAATCAGGAACAGGCTCTCTAACATTATTGTTCAAATAGTATTAATTTACGTATAATCGTAAAGTATATAACCATaacgtaatcgttttaaaaaataataagatttattattaaaaaattaatttttttatgtaaatttatattttatttatttttttaaatgattacgCGACGATTATACTAatcacaattttaaatatattttctctactTCAATATGAATTGCCACCTTATCAtgagaaaagaaatatatacatatatggatgcatgcatggccaTCTCTCAACTACCCAAGTTTAGATATTTAATATCATGttgtataattatatgacaACTGTGAAAGCCTTGACGTACGTTGACGAAGACTTGCCCaaactatatatacacactagcaCTAAAATTACGTGCTAGGCACGTTTGTTCcgtattattataaaataaattattttaaaatataaatattcaacgtagaagaaaaatatttaatgataaaattttcgAGAATAATATAGTTCAAACTTAAATTACTAAGGGCACTCTCAATGGCTCTTATAAAACCTAACCTTTTGTAAATTTAAAGGAAAGAGCTTAAAATATCCCTCTAATGAATTGtgtatttcatctttaaaatatagtttGCTACAATACCACCGCTACATTTAGCAGATACTATTcacaaatgtataaattttttattcatttctctctcttaccTTCTACTTTTTTCTTGCACCGCAGAAACTAGAAAGTAAACTTTATTTTCGTTTCAACCCCAAGTTCCTTTTTTTCACTGCATAAACTAGAAAGTAAACTTTCGAAACATGGTAGTGCAGAGTGTGTATGGAAAATCGGGATCGTATGTATTGAGGAAAGAGATTATTTTATGGGGTGCAATAGCAAACTAAAATGTCTGTTAGTTGTGCGCGTAGTTGTAGGTATATACCATgctatattttattgaattaatttatattttagtttagcttataaatttagattaatttaaaataaaacataattatatgacattgtatataaaaagatattgtaaatattaaaagatatgaaGATATCATTAgtaattagagaaaatatttgaaatgaataaaaaagattaaaaagtataatatttaaatgatatgaagaaaaaatagataaattgatgtatgatatattgtaaaagtctatatgtaaaatagaaaaagtgagtttttgtgatatattttaaaggatgggataaaaaatctattgggagtgctctaattcaaacatcaataagTTTAACCAACCTATAACTCAAACTTAGAACCTTCAATCTCATAAAGTATTAATTGAGCTGaatcattatatattttatactcgTAGAatcaatatatttcaattattttatgacattattattgattttagatagaaaaaatatttaagaggcataaatccgagttgtgaattaaattgttaatagtatgaattatgcttaattttataatttgtgatttaattggacaatgtttCTTCACATGTATAATACATctttgatattctattcttcatttttattttttttctaatttctatttttttaggcCAATAAATACACAACATTAGCAGACCAAAAATTGAAATGTAACGTCTTTACAAACAAATAAGACCCCTTTAATCCCattgtgctatatatatattctccgTTCAACCTCGTTCTACACGTacattcattaattaatttatttagtgatctggttttttttaattttttatccaatgatgtaaaaaattacaaattaccTCTTATTAACATAAAGTTCGATTAATTCGTTTGAAATTTATGTATTGTCAAAACGGTCTGTGatctattaaattattttcgGAGGAGTGATCATTATCATCATGCATGTGTATccaattttttcacaaaaaatgataGTATTATGTAATGCCCCATTCCAATAAGTGATAAAGATATAGAGGTGGATCTCATATTACTTGAAATTAAGAAGTTTATGCTATTTATAATGTCTGAATGagattctaattatattattgactagttTTTTTATGGTATTGGGTATTGGGacattataaattatgtaaagttaaaaattttaaacaaatgatatttttatataattaataagaaagtTTATTTACCATTTATcgtataaaaaatatctttagttaaaatatatttacaaaaataataaaaaaaaaagttattaaaagAGTCATCAGtgtcttataattttataaatatttttcacttgGCAAATATTGTACGGCGTTCCTTTGACGGAGTGGCCAAGTGTGGAAGCATGCGAAATTTCCTTAATTTATGATCTAGCTGATCTGCATGAATTAataaggcatgcatgcattcacgGAGAGGCCAGAGATCCAGGGGATGAACACTGACAGATCGAAGACTTCGTCAGATATTGTAATTAAGCAAGTAAATGTAACAATCACTGGTTGTTTACACCAACCATCCACCTCAtgactctttttatatttgtgcTCGCGCACATgatacacattatatatatatatatatatatatatatatatatatgctgcacAGATTTCATTGTCAACCCCCGTAGTTCCCTGTTGATTGTCAACTTTATTCATTAAAGAAATTCGTATATGTATAATGAATTTTGACATCTTCTAGCAAAAATATAGAAGAAgatcagatgatttttttttttttttttttctgaacaGAAGATCAGATGAATTAAGCATGCAGAAGTATATGAAGtgaaaaacaatatatacatatgaCAAACAGTAAATACTAAAAGTATCTATTAGAGTCGCATTGAAACTATTATAAAGAAGTATAAGAAGTTGTAAGAGGATTTCTCCCTCACTCATAAGCCCACCAGGTGTTTAGCTAAGAGTAATGAATTTTGCCTCGATACCCGGCCCCAAGGCCCAAACTTGCCATGAAGCAACTCGCCTGTAAGAGAAAGTAAACAATGATGACTGATGGGACAGACTGGCCTGACGTCGTCCGTTCGCATACTTGCTCATGGGAATTAGTATAGGGTAGAACGGTAAAGATGAAGAACTTTGATCTTCTGACAATAGAACATCGACGGATGGCTAACAAGGCCTACAGAGTAAAGCGATCAGGAAGCTACGGCGCATTAATGGCACAACTACCCGAGCAACAgaccacattaatgacgccgtcgcagaggcacgccgcattaaaggacATTGACAAAGGGAACAATAGTGAAGATGTAGGTCCCATGGAGGCAGGCACGATTTGCCTCCCAGACTCtcggtataaatagcaattttcatgtataaaaaagctctctctctggacagctctctcattatttacataCTCCCAAAATACTCTACTAACTTTAGCATTGGAGATTCCCAGCCTCAAGACCGCCCTCttccagctttttttttttcttcatttttgcaaGATCAGCTTTGAAGCCCCAAGTTGCTGAACCATGATCCAAAGACGTACGAAATACGACGTTAACATAagtatttcttattttcaagCATTATGGAACCGATTTCATTCATCAATTACCCTTATCAATGGTATATCACGCTAAATATTaagaatacaatatatatttatcatattgtaCCAAACATTAAGGatattcatacatacatacatttatatatatatatatatatatgagtaacaACAATTAAGATTTGATGCGATTTGGTAGGATCCTAGCAATAATTATGTCTTGTGCAAGAGGGAATAAATTAGTTTAAAGACCAATTAAAAAGCAAAATGTGACATAGGACTCATGATAATGAGTAGGAATTGaacatgttattttatttttattattgtgattgACTCGTGTGGAAGAGAGAAACCAGGAGAGAGCATTCAGATCTAGTTGACTGTTGACCTTGTAGTTTTAGGACAGTCGTTTGCTTTTGGACAAAAGTGTTTGGTCTTTCCCCCCTCACCATGAGGTCGAAGTTACCGGGACAGATCAGCACTGACCCTATATATACGCGTGAGAGAACGGAGGATGATCCATTATAATCACGCAAGGAATTGAAAGATATATAGAGCGCTAATTTGGTCGACGAGGCCAGGAGTAAGACGTCCGGTGCTTTCAACCTTCAAGCTAGCACTACAAGTTAGCATTTCTTGCTAAGCAAAAACTCGTAGGTAATTCCTTATTCTCTCATTTTACTTAATTTgttatgcatttatatatatatattatatatatatatatagatatgaaaGATTAATTTGGGATAAAACATGTTTTACAGTACTTCGCTTTAATTCgaaatatcaaatttaatacaCTTTATCTATATCTTCCAACTATCACTTCtaatcaaataataatcatatgcTTCCAAGCTGTTTGGCCCTTTCAATATTGAAAAGTATATAATCGACGGGGCAAAATTCATATTACTTGTTTCTGATGATCACTAGGAAAAGGAACTTGTGGAATGGAAAAGGTGGTTTGTCCTGCAACTGCAGCGAATGATTccattaaagaagaagaatttgaaTGCAAAGAGCTGATCATTGACATTCCACTGGCCCTGGAGCCTCCTCGTTGGCCTGAGTGCTGTATCTACAGAGTTCCTAAGAGACTTCGCGAGGTCAAACATATGGCCTACACCCCTCGGCTAGTTTCTGTCGGCCCTTTTCATCACTGCATGAGAAAAGAGTTGAAGGACATGGAGATACAAAAACTCAGATATTTGAGGGATTTCTGTTGTCGTACTCGGAAGAGCATCGAGGATCTTACATGCATCATCGAGCGCAACGAAGTGAGAATCCGCCATAGCTATTCAGAGAACTTTCTACTCAGCAGTAAGGAGTTTGTAAACATGATTCTACTGGATGCTATATTTATACTTGAGCTCTTCTGGAGGAAATCTGAAACAGTTCAGGttcataaaaaagattatatattaaGCCAACCGTATATGGAACGTGGTATACGGTACGACTTGCTTCTGCTAGAGAATcaaattcctttttttgttcTCGAGGAGTTATACTGTGGTGATCAGCAGAATGAAGTACTACTGACAAAAAAGGATATTCTTCTTAAGCTATCATGCAGGTTCTTTCGTGATCTTTATCATGATGAGCAGCCAGAGCCCAAGATCGGTGAAGTAAAGCATTTCACAGATTTGGTGAGATGTTTTTTCCCTCCGCCCAacccaaaaccaaaagaaaGTAAAAGGAATATTAAACAGCTATATACAGCAACAAAACTTGCAGAGGCAGGGTTGAAATTCAGGCCAGCTTCAGGACGGAGTTTACTTGAAATACAATTTCTTGAGAATGAATGCTTAGAAAGCTTCCCGTGCCTCAACCTTTCATGGCTTTTGGCTTGCATACCATGCCTCAAATCCACCTGCTTGAGTACGCGTATGCAACGTTTCCTGGAAATCCCACTTCTTCGTGTTGACGACAAAACCGAAGGTCTTTTCCGAAACCTGATGGCCTTGGAGCAGTGCCATTATCCATTCGAAACTTACATCTGCGATTATATTGTGCTGTTGGATGATCTTATTACATCTAAAGCAGATGTAAGGTTGCTTGTTGACAAGAAGATCATTGTTAACGAGTTGGGTTCCAACGTTGCAGTGACGGATCTGTTTAACAAGCTCGGCCATGAGATTGAAAGCAATGGAATCGTTTACTTGGACCTCAGTAAAGAGCTGAATGGGTACTACGAGAACAGTTGGAACCGTCTCGTGGCAACCTTAACAAGTGTGTATTTCCAAGATTTTTGGAGAGGCACAGCTACTCTGGTTGGAATTATTGTCTTGGGTCTCACTCTCTGGAATTTCGCTAGGCTCCTTCGCAAGTAAATTTTATAGCATTTtcattttgtgagtttatagCATTGTTTTAGCATTTGTACTGGAGACTCTCATGTATTGCAGCAAATAAAGTTTTGTGCTGTGTTATTACCAGCAAATAATGCCAGCAGTGCTGGCATTGAATGTACTAATGTTCTTAGGAgtctaatttgatattttccaaataattataaagttatttacGGGAAGAAtttgttatatctatattttacaaattgtattaattttacataatatcaGAAAAGAAATTCGAACCATCATTCTACACTTcaatatttaactaaaaattccATGTGTTAGAGCTCACTTATTTGAAACAAACTGTAATTTCATAAACAAAAGTcaagattaatatataattgaaatttgTAGTTGGCCACCagcaaatattttaattattttactttttaacatAAAGGGAAAGGATTAAAATACTCTATATTTTATGGTAAATATGATTAAGAAGTTCTTTATTATAATCAAAgatcatattaatattcaatGGATTAATAGACTTCAATTAAATTCTTATGTCCGGTAGCCATCTCACAACAACTGAAGTACAGTAGTTTATAAGCAACTTGCTTATTGTTGTTTAATatttggttatatatataatatgtaatgatTTGAATCTTTGACAGCTACAGAACCATTGACGTTGGACCAAGAATtgccaaaaattaaaagaatattgtagaaaaataaataaattaatagccaattaatccaataaaataatctcatttcaCACCCATCCATGACTTTGaatcgtttgtttttacagataaaataagataaaatgagtggaaattatataaaagttgaataaaatattgtgagaatatatttttttaatattattttgattttgggatatgaaaaagtataattttttattttattttgtgtgaaaatttgaaaatgttgtaatgattaaatgagaagAAGTGAGTTGAGAGAAATTAAAGAGACTTAGTTTAATTGATTATCATGAGGTATGTGCAATATGTGCAATGTGGAAAGAGAAGATTTATACCATGCGTTGGTTAATTGTGTGGATTTAAAGAGAACCTGGTCTGATTATCTTCTAGATTTGAttattgataatttttcaaatgtttttgATGTGGCTCTGGCTATTTGTGGTgctaaaaaatatgatatgttggctattttttttgctttgatGTGGGAGTTTTGGCATAGGAGGAATAAGTGGTTTCATGAGCAGTTGACCCTTTTTCCTCAACAAGCTGCGGCACATGCAAGCTCACTACTAAAAAGCTATAGAGGAGCACAGAAGTTATCAAGGCAACAACTGAGAGATGTGTTCAAATGGGAGCCTCCAGACCCAGACATGCTCAAGTTGAATGTGGATGGTGCTGTTTTTTCAGAGATGGGGAAAGCAGGGACAGGTGCAATCCTGAGGAATAGCGCTGGCAGTGTTCTCTTGGCTGCAAATATCTTGGAGGGTGATGTTACGGAACCTGAACATATTGAGGTGACTTCTGTTTTTCGTGGTCTTCAGTTATGTGCTAGTATGGGTATAGAAAAGATTCAAGTGGAGAGCGACTGTCTCTTGGCTATTGAAATAGTTCAAAATGACAATATGGTTAACTCGTTGTTAGGTGGTCTTTATGcagaaattaaaaagttttcATATTGTTTCAAGGAATGTGTTTCCATCATGTTTATAGAGAAGCCAATATGGTTGCTCATTGTCTATGCAAGAAATGTTGATAGAATGTCTATGTGGGGGATTGTATTCCAGACTTTTTATCTCAAACCTTGTGATTTGATTTATGTCTGTAATCATTTTGTTGATTTATTGAAGTTTCTGGtttgttattacaaaaaaaaaaaaaaaaaaaagattacttCTTAATGGATCTAAATACGACAAAATGGGGCTGCCACAAGGGTTGCCAAATTCAGCATGTACAACGTCGTTAAAAGTAATGCGTCATAccataatatattgatattggAGAGGGCATCCCGCCCTGTCAGTACAGCATGGGCCTAGGCCTTCGCTTATTCTTGGTTCTAGCCCCAATACCGAAGAGGCCCATCAATACCAAGAAGGCCCAGCCCACTGCCAAGATTGACTGGACAACCAACCAACAGCAATAAAGGATAAGAACTGTTACAATGATGATCCATTAAAAGATGAGATCCATTAAAGGATGAACCCTCATCTccaagtttgaatttaaataatagatatattta
This window contains:
- the LOC121241630 gene encoding UPF0481 protein At3g47200-like, which codes for MILMDSIFIIELFLRTSERKSDYILSKPWLRNSIQHDLILLENQLPFFVLEDLYTSIYGSSNHKEVNPNKEDTPFLQLSRNYFSHYDPKTEPNIGEEVKHFTDLLRYFFFRPDLRSKKGGNESERIDHLYCATKLDEAGVQFEAVKKRHLTDIQFDKGNCLEHCPYLNCSWLLNCLPCLKCLVCLKSMQPFLELPALIVDDTTEIVFRNLMALEQCHYPTQAYICNYILLLDYLINTEKDVDLLVEKKVIVNQLGSDEAVATLVNKLGHQIVEVNSCHYKLSQKLNEHYEDFWNRNMATLTTVYFRDIWRGTATVVGIVILFLTVWNIFLRHFVKMPRT
- the LOC121241620 gene encoding UPF0481 protein At3g47200-like, which codes for MEKVVCPATAANDSIKEEEFECKELIIDIPLALEPPRWPECCIYRVPKRLREVKHMAYTPRLVSVGPFHHCMRKELKDMEIQKLRYLRDFCCRTRKSIEDLTCIIERNEVRIRHSYSENFLLSSKEFVNMILLDAIFILELFWRKSETVQVHKKDYILSQPYMERGIRYDLLLLENQIPFFVLEELYCGDQQNEVLLTKKDILLKLSCRFFRDLYHDEQPEPKIGEVKHFTDLVRCFFPPPNPKPKESKRNIKQLYTATKLAEAGLKFRPASGRSLLEIQFLENECLESFPCLNLSWLLACIPCLKSTCLSTRMQRFLEIPLLRVDDKTEGLFRNLMALEQCHYPFETYICDYIVLLDDLITSKADVRLLVDKKIIVNELGSNVAVTDLFNKLGHEIESNGIVYLDLSKELNGYYENSWNRLVATLTSVYFQDFWRGTATLVGIIVLGLTLWNFARLLRK